Proteins encoded in a region of the Acidobacteriota bacterium genome:
- a CDS encoding tetratricopeptide repeat protein produces the protein MSEAASPAGSGVSFSGARLDSWKAIAGYLGRHVTTVQRWEEEEGLPVHRHQHKRRGSVYAYTAELEAWLAARTSEATPGSIDFPESASTSGNVAAETVRPTRSRHAEPAGHAELSVAAFAQVIEDGHAGAARARSRWKSSFVWTLGAAMLGTTIVGAIAGLWRPGSRGESTTSLAVLPLQNRSPDGHSDYFVDGMTEALTTDLASLSAIRVIARQSAAHYRNSAKPASEIASELKADALVEGGVQRSGQRVRVDIRLIDGRTSRSLWAGRYERDLGDELALQAELSRAIVRELHLKLEPSQVARLGNRRPANPEAWDAYLRARFFWNKRTHEDMSRAIQWYERAIEHDSASPLIYAGLADVYATLGPPNTPISELIARGTIAAEKAIQLDPEMGEPLAALGKLSAYAWDWQGAERNYRRAIELAPGYAPARYWFGSFLANHDRCDEALAQAREAERLDPISLPGNMVISGIELRCDRVDQAIKRSLTVLEFDPNYSASYEFLGRAYLAQGNVQQAIPMLERAVTLNGGMATVRATLAYAYAAAGRRHEAIATAKDLSDRHARGKTLASAWSVAIARAGLHRDEDALAWLEHSYADHEEWLEGLAVDDRFRRLHGHPRFQRLLVQLRLPAEQGPTTRR, from the coding sequence ATGTCGGAAGCCGCGTCTCCGGCGGGCAGCGGCGTTTCCTTCTCGGGCGCGCGCCTGGATTCGTGGAAAGCGATTGCCGGGTATCTCGGCAGACACGTAACCACGGTTCAGCGGTGGGAGGAGGAGGAGGGCCTACCCGTCCATCGACACCAGCACAAGAGGCGGGGGTCTGTTTACGCGTACACCGCCGAGCTGGAGGCGTGGCTGGCAGCCAGAACCTCCGAGGCGACGCCAGGCTCGATCGACTTCCCGGAATCAGCCAGCACATCCGGCAACGTCGCGGCAGAGACGGTTCGCCCCACGCGCTCGCGCCACGCCGAGCCGGCCGGACACGCGGAACTGTCGGTCGCTGCATTCGCGCAGGTGATCGAAGACGGCCACGCGGGCGCGGCGCGCGCGCGTTCCCGTTGGAAGAGTTCGTTCGTCTGGACGCTGGGCGCGGCCATGCTCGGCACGACGATCGTGGGCGCCATCGCCGGGTTGTGGCGGCCCGGCTCCCGTGGCGAGAGCACCACGTCGCTCGCCGTCCTTCCGCTCCAGAATCGATCGCCCGACGGGCATTCCGACTATTTCGTGGACGGGATGACCGAGGCGCTGACCACCGACCTCGCGTCGCTGTCCGCGATCCGCGTGATCGCCAGGCAGTCGGCGGCGCACTACCGGAACAGCGCGAAGCCTGCCTCGGAGATCGCAAGCGAGCTGAAGGCGGACGCGCTCGTTGAAGGCGGCGTGCAGCGCAGCGGTCAGCGCGTCCGCGTCGATATCCGCCTGATCGACGGCCGGACGAGCCGCTCGCTCTGGGCCGGAAGATACGAACGCGACCTGGGCGATGAGCTCGCCCTGCAGGCCGAGCTCAGTCGCGCGATCGTCCGGGAACTCCATCTCAAGCTCGAGCCCTCGCAGGTTGCCCGGCTCGGCAACCGGCGCCCGGCCAATCCGGAGGCCTGGGACGCGTATCTGCGGGCGCGGTTCTTCTGGAACAAACGCACGCACGAGGACATGAGCCGCGCGATCCAGTGGTACGAACGCGCGATCGAGCACGATTCGGCATCGCCGCTCATCTATGCGGGACTCGCCGACGTGTACGCGACGCTCGGTCCTCCGAACACGCCGATCTCCGAACTCATCGCGCGCGGCACGATCGCCGCCGAAAAGGCGATCCAGCTCGACCCGGAGATGGGCGAGCCGCTGGCGGCCCTTGGAAAGCTGAGCGCCTACGCGTGGGACTGGCAGGGCGCCGAACGCAACTACAGGAGGGCGATCGAGCTTGCCCCCGGCTATGCGCCCGCGCGGTACTGGTTTGGATCGTTTCTCGCGAACCACGACCGATGCGACGAGGCGCTCGCGCAGGCGCGCGAAGCCGAGCGGCTCGATCCGATCTCGCTGCCGGGCAACATGGTGATTTCAGGAATCGAGTTGCGCTGCGATCGCGTGGACCAGGCAATCAAGCGCAGCCTCACGGTCCTCGAGTTCGATCCCAACTACAGCGCGTCGTACGAGTTCCTCGGGCGCGCGTACCTCGCGCAGGGCAACGTGCAGCAGGCCATCCCGATGCTGGAGCGCGCCGTGACGCTGAACGGCGGCATGGCGACGGTGAGGGCGACGCTCGCGTATGCCTATGCGGCGGCCGGACGCAGGCACGAGGCGATCGCGACGGCCAAGGATCTCAGCGACCGGCACGCGCGCGGGAAGACGCTGGCGTCTGCCTGGAGCGTGGCGATCGCGCGCGCCGGACTCCATCGCGACGAGGACGCCCTCGCCTGGCTGGAGCACTCGTACGCCGACCACGAGGAATGGCTCGAGGGGCTCGCCGTCGACGACCGCTTCCGGCGCCTGCACGGCCACCCGCGATTCCAGCGATTGCTCGTGCAGCTCCGCCTTCCGGCCGAACAGGGCCCGACGACTCGTCGCTGA
- a CDS encoding M20/M25/M40 family metallo-hydrolase — protein MLKRSVLPVLFATLVIAAAAAQDAGPVVETSQRIIANIAERSEVMTNLEYLTDLIGPRVTGSPRLEKANEWTAQRFRDYGLENVRLEPWPFGRRWTRGSAWARIVEPSDGLPLIVHSAGFAPGTNGTVRGEVKYVPADTMAELGKHTGTLKGAILLLGEPADVGRPPSWDPYSWERRVKELQEQRQREKENPDFNRRRNEFFLREGVGAIIRDSDKDWGLLNMGGIGGQDPAAPVLPTLYTTHENYLLLWRLIKRGRTVVELGVENTFSTQPVDAYNVVAELRVTEKPDEIVLIGGHLDSWDLGTGATDNGVNCMIVLEAARALKAVGARPARTIRFALFNGEEQGLLGAKAYVTAHKEQLTRHSAVLIMDIGQGPAVGISLHGRDRLRPAMAAALAPLNDLGVRGVTLNYQGGTDHLPFLDEGVPAFAFHQDISEYVKSHHSESDTFDKVHPDVVKKNAAAMAVTAYNIAMMPSLFPRQLLPAPPTP, from the coding sequence ATGTTGAAGCGCAGCGTGCTGCCGGTGTTGTTTGCGACGCTCGTGATTGCGGCGGCTGCCGCGCAGGACGCCGGCCCGGTCGTCGAGACGTCGCAGCGGATTATCGCGAACATCGCCGAGCGGTCCGAGGTGATGACGAATCTCGAGTACCTGACCGACCTCATCGGCCCGCGGGTGACCGGCTCGCCGCGGCTCGAAAAGGCGAACGAGTGGACCGCCCAGCGGTTCCGTGACTATGGCCTCGAGAACGTGCGCCTCGAGCCGTGGCCGTTCGGGCGCCGCTGGACGCGCGGGTCGGCCTGGGCGCGGATCGTTGAGCCCAGCGACGGCCTGCCCCTCATCGTCCACTCCGCCGGTTTCGCACCGGGCACAAACGGCACCGTCCGCGGCGAGGTGAAGTACGTCCCCGCCGACACGATGGCGGAGCTGGGCAAGCACACGGGCACGCTGAAGGGGGCAATCCTCCTGCTCGGCGAGCCGGCCGACGTCGGCAGGCCGCCGTCCTGGGACCCGTATTCATGGGAGCGCCGCGTCAAGGAACTCCAGGAGCAGCGGCAGCGGGAAAAGGAGAACCCGGACTTCAATCGCAGGCGGAACGAGTTCTTCCTCCGCGAGGGGGTCGGCGCGATCATCCGGGACTCGGACAAGGACTGGGGTCTGCTCAACATGGGCGGCATCGGCGGGCAGGATCCCGCGGCGCCCGTGCTGCCGACGCTCTACACGACGCATGAAAACTACCTCCTGCTCTGGCGCCTCATCAAACGCGGCCGGACTGTGGTCGAGCTGGGCGTGGAGAACACCTTCAGCACCCAACCGGTCGACGCGTACAACGTCGTGGCCGAGCTGCGCGTGACGGAGAAGCCTGACGAGATCGTCCTGATTGGCGGTCACCTCGACTCCTGGGATCTCGGCACGGGCGCCACCGACAACGGCGTGAACTGCATGATCGTGCTCGAGGCCGCCAGGGCCTTGAAGGCGGTCGGGGCGCGGCCGGCGCGGACGATCCGGTTTGCGCTCTTCAACGGCGAGGAGCAGGGGTTGCTCGGCGCCAAGGCGTATGTGACGGCGCACAAGGAGCAACTGACTCGTCATTCCGCCGTGTTGATCATGGACATCGGGCAGGGGCCGGCCGTCGGCATCTCCCTTCACGGCCGCGATCGCCTTCGGCCCGCGATGGCGGCGGCGCTCGCGCCGCTCAATGACCTCGGCGTTCGGGGCGTCACGCTCAACTACCAGGGCGGGACCGACCACCTGCCGTTTCTCGACGAGGGCGTACCGGCATTCGCCTTCCACCAGGACATCTCCGAGTACGTCAAGTCACACCACAGCGAGTCGGACACGTTCGACAAGGTCCATCCGGACGTCGTCAAGAAGAATGCGGCCGCGATGGCCGTGACGGCCTACAACATCGCGATGATGCCGTCGCTCTTCCCGAGGCAGTTGCTGCCGGCTCCGCCCACGCCGTGA
- a CDS encoding TonB-dependent receptor yields MWIAILLSAPSLALAQTSGGKILGTAQDSTGGVMPGVSIVVHNIATGTSREAVTNERGQYEVPGLAPGRYRVEAELPGFRRYSRGPITVQVNQETRVDVALEVGQLNETVQVTAEGLIVQTTTATVGRVVEQKQIVELPLSGRNFADLGLLTPGVTTRGQSTSAGSSFVVHGQRGDANNFQLDGVANVSLGGNTLQARPNVDAVQEFKIQTSNFSAEFGRNSGSVVTVVTKSGTNTFSGAGWGFLRDDKFQARNFFATTDPPPLSQQQFGATLGGPILIPGVYSGRNRSFFFASYEGFRLERGLTRQTTVATQQERDGDFSFLKRQLIDPATGQPFPGNRIPASRISAAALRLLTLMPLPNIEGRGPRQNNFVASPSQNQDYDQYMWRLDHTFDSKWNVFYRHFVQDNSDFNPYQGASPAGYLGFPNTSGGRTQHATLGVNTTISSTFLNEFRAGFSRSRSANSNLPLLNPLDFGINYVRPQDKIGGLGLPDITITGMSGFGNSIQGPSRSVSSEYQISNVMSKTLGSHNLKWGGEIRRGSEDPDNGFFTVGRFVFNGTYTGDSFADFLIGRASEFNYAVGRTQMVMQNWNYGVFFQDDYKITSNLTLNLGLRWDYFSPIRDKLGQTSTWVIDREAASGVPQSGQAHIVIAGTEGLPEKGTYFPDKNNVQPRLGFSWDVWGNGKLAVRGGAGVFHNQLRNNLTLQQLLSYPFYEQPVVRDTTLENPIRPVVGPPVIGQLYTTDPNIVQPYAVVYSVGFQWQFINSTMFEMAYVGNRGYDLLQFREMNQPIYVAGQTTAATKDRFRPYPGFSSVLRSTNWGKSEYNGVETTLQRRFANGLGYQVAYTLSASKDYSSHFHSGATSRVYVMTPQDDGNIPAEWAHSDHDARHRLVISNVYELPFGPGRRWLSKGALGNILGNWTLASIWTWQSGFPYNVYDGSDRCLTAGNYTPTCRPNLVGDPILSSDGRSAARWFNTSAFERTALGQFGSAPRNSIRGPGLVNTDLSIIKRLRLDGARQGLNVEFRAEAFNLFNRVNLGAPVNDMSSSAFGRIGSTATPAREFQFGVKINF; encoded by the coding sequence GTGTGGATAGCCATTCTGCTCTCGGCGCCATCCCTCGCGTTGGCACAGACGAGCGGCGGCAAGATACTCGGCACGGCGCAGGACTCGACTGGCGGAGTCATGCCAGGCGTCTCGATCGTCGTCCACAACATCGCCACCGGCACGAGCCGCGAGGCGGTGACGAACGAACGGGGGCAGTACGAAGTGCCCGGGTTAGCGCCCGGGCGATACCGGGTCGAGGCGGAGCTTCCCGGCTTCCGGCGGTACAGCCGGGGACCGATCACCGTTCAGGTCAACCAGGAGACGCGCGTCGATGTGGCGCTGGAGGTCGGTCAACTGAACGAGACGGTTCAGGTGACCGCCGAGGGTCTCATCGTGCAAACGACCACGGCGACCGTCGGCCGCGTGGTCGAGCAGAAACAGATCGTGGAGCTGCCGCTCAGCGGCCGCAACTTCGCGGATCTCGGGCTGCTGACGCCCGGTGTGACGACGCGCGGGCAATCCACCAGCGCTGGCTCCAGCTTCGTGGTGCACGGGCAGCGCGGCGACGCCAACAACTTTCAGCTCGATGGCGTCGCCAACGTTTCACTGGGCGGCAACACCCTGCAGGCGCGGCCGAACGTGGATGCGGTGCAGGAGTTCAAGATCCAGACGTCGAACTTCTCCGCGGAGTTCGGCCGCAACTCGGGGTCGGTCGTCACCGTCGTCACCAAATCGGGGACCAACACGTTCTCCGGCGCCGGCTGGGGCTTCCTGCGCGACGACAAGTTCCAGGCCCGGAACTTCTTCGCCACGACCGACCCTCCGCCGCTCAGCCAGCAGCAGTTTGGCGCGACGCTCGGCGGCCCGATTCTGATCCCGGGCGTGTACTCCGGACGGAACCGGTCGTTCTTCTTCGCATCGTACGAGGGCTTCCGCCTCGAGCGCGGCCTGACGCGGCAGACGACCGTGGCGACGCAGCAGGAGCGCGACGGCGACTTCAGTTTCCTGAAGCGCCAGTTGATTGATCCCGCCACGGGGCAGCCGTTCCCCGGCAACCGGATCCCGGCCAGCCGGATCAGCGCGGCGGCGCTCCGCCTGCTGACGCTGATGCCGTTGCCGAACATCGAGGGACGAGGACCCCGACAGAACAACTTCGTCGCCTCGCCGTCGCAGAACCAGGATTACGACCAGTACATGTGGCGGCTCGATCACACGTTCGACTCGAAATGGAACGTGTTCTACCGCCACTTCGTGCAGGACAACAGCGACTTCAATCCCTACCAGGGCGCCAGCCCGGCTGGCTACCTGGGATTTCCGAACACGAGCGGGGGGCGGACGCAGCACGCCACGTTGGGGGTGAACACCACCATCTCGTCCACGTTCCTCAACGAGTTCCGCGCCGGCTTCTCGAGGTCGAGGAGTGCCAACTCGAACCTGCCGTTGCTCAACCCCTTGGACTTCGGCATCAACTACGTGCGGCCGCAGGACAAGATCGGCGGACTGGGCCTGCCGGACATCACCATCACCGGCATGTCGGGCTTCGGCAACAGCATCCAGGGACCCAGCCGCAGCGTGTCGAGCGAGTATCAAATCTCGAACGTCATGTCGAAGACGCTGGGGAGCCACAACCTCAAATGGGGTGGCGAGATCCGTCGCGGCAGCGAGGATCCGGACAACGGGTTCTTCACCGTCGGGAGGTTTGTGTTCAACGGCACGTACACCGGCGACTCGTTCGCCGACTTCCTGATCGGGCGCGCCTCGGAGTTCAACTACGCCGTCGGCCGTACCCAGATGGTCATGCAGAACTGGAATTACGGCGTCTTCTTCCAGGACGACTACAAGATCACCAGCAACCTCACGTTGAACCTGGGTCTCCGGTGGGATTACTTCAGTCCCATCCGCGACAAGCTTGGACAGACGTCAACGTGGGTGATCGACCGCGAGGCCGCGTCCGGCGTGCCGCAGAGCGGCCAGGCCCATATCGTGATCGCAGGCACGGAAGGCTTGCCCGAGAAGGGGACGTACTTTCCCGACAAGAACAACGTGCAGCCGCGCCTCGGTTTCTCGTGGGACGTGTGGGGCAACGGCAAGCTGGCGGTGCGCGGCGGGGCAGGCGTATTCCACAACCAGCTCCGCAACAACCTCACGCTGCAGCAGCTGCTCTCGTACCCGTTCTACGAGCAGCCGGTCGTGCGCGACACGACCCTTGAAAACCCGATTCGTCCAGTCGTGGGACCGCCCGTGATTGGACAGCTCTACACGACGGACCCGAACATCGTGCAGCCGTACGCGGTCGTCTACAGCGTCGGATTCCAGTGGCAGTTCATCAACAGCACGATGTTCGAGATGGCGTACGTCGGCAACCGCGGATACGACCTGCTGCAGTTCCGGGAGATGAACCAGCCAATATACGTCGCCGGCCAGACGACAGCCGCGACGAAGGATCGCTTCCGTCCGTATCCCGGCTTCTCGTCCGTACTCCGGTCCACGAACTGGGGCAAGTCCGAGTACAACGGCGTCGAGACGACGCTGCAGCGTCGTTTCGCCAACGGCCTCGGCTACCAGGTGGCCTACACGCTGTCGGCGTCGAAGGACTACTCTTCGCACTTCCACTCGGGCGCGACGAGCCGCGTGTACGTCATGACGCCGCAGGACGACGGCAACATTCCCGCGGAATGGGCGCACTCCGATCACGACGCCCGCCACCGGCTCGTGATCTCGAACGTGTACGAGTTGCCGTTCGGACCGGGAAGACGCTGGCTCTCGAAAGGTGCCCTGGGGAACATCCTGGGCAACTGGACGCTGGCCAGCATCTGGACCTGGCAGAGCGGCTTCCCCTACAACGTCTATGACGGGAGCGATCGCTGTCTGACGGCCGGCAACTACACGCCCACGTGCCGCCCGAATCTTGTCGGCGATCCGATCCTGTCGAGCGACGGGCGGTCGGCGGCCCGGTGGTTCAACACCTCGGCGTTCGAGCGCACGGCCTTGGGCCAGTTCGGCAGTGCGCCGCGAAACTCGATCCGGGGCCCAGGCCTGGTCAACACCGACCTGTCGATCATCAAGCGGCTGCGGCTCGACGGCGCGCGGCAGGGTCTGAACGTCGAGTTCCGCGCCGAGGCGTTCAACCTGTTCAATCGCGTCAACCTGGGCGCGCCCGTCAACGACATGTCATCGAGCGCGTTCGGCCGCATCGGGAGCACGGCGACGCCGGCTCGCGAGTTCCAGTTCGGTGTGAAGATCAACTTCTGA
- a CDS encoding S9 family peptidase codes for MMLARTSFETLVLLLSAAMGSPAATRPPAPEDLLAVTEPSDISSSPDGGSVAFVATQADLAANRHTVRLIVMPSAGGASRQLAEGLGGIGSLRWSPDGSRLAFFASQGGRSAVWVLDARSGALTRICDYDRGNSFLSKAGNPLAWAPDGSQLAFAGTTEPPPAEADPLVITRIQYKTRTALSDNRRSHIHVVPSTGGTPRAVTTGSFDEHSIDWGGDGSEIIFLSNREPDADANYNYDLFAVNVRSGAVRQVTSTPGVEMDPSLSPDGRWIAYIATTRAVTTIDSVAEDAHVWVIPTAGGPARELNHALDRRSASPRWTRDGLSVLYTAMDHGKTSLYSVPRGGGRSVPLVDERAQIGSFSVARGDGAVALSLSSPTKPPEIYRMAASGGALQPLTTLNHALASGWNLVEPRAVRFTSFDRTEIEGWLYPAAAGSGKAPMLLSIHGGPHGMYGYAFNPAFQVHSARGYATLALNPRGSSGYGQAFADGCVGNWGGGDYKDLMAGVDHVLRAYPEIDGDRLGVVGSSYGGFMTNWVITQTPRFKAAVSGASLSNLISFYATSLYQDLVHVEFGGEPWKGDNFALLWKWSPLRYVEQVVTPTMFVHGELDNDVHITQAEEMYTALRRRGVEAALVRYAREGHGFREPKHQVDRLARTLAWFDRYLAPAKARPTARR; via the coding sequence ATGATGCTGGCGCGTACATCGTTCGAGACCCTTGTGTTGTTACTCTCGGCCGCCATGGGTTCGCCGGCGGCAACCCGGCCCCCGGCCCCGGAAGACCTGCTCGCAGTCACCGAGCCGAGTGACATCAGCTCCTCCCCCGACGGCGGCTCGGTCGCTTTCGTTGCGACGCAGGCCGACCTCGCAGCCAACCGGCATACCGTGCGTTTGATCGTGATGCCAAGTGCGGGCGGGGCGTCGAGGCAGCTGGCAGAAGGCCTGGGCGGCATCGGCAGCCTGCGCTGGTCGCCCGACGGATCTCGCCTGGCGTTTTTCGCCTCGCAAGGCGGAAGGTCTGCCGTCTGGGTGCTCGACGCCCGCTCCGGCGCGCTCACGCGGATCTGCGACTACGATCGCGGCAACAGTTTTCTCTCGAAAGCCGGCAACCCGCTGGCCTGGGCGCCGGACGGGAGCCAACTCGCGTTCGCCGGAACCACCGAACCGCCTCCGGCGGAAGCGGATCCGCTCGTGATCACCCGCATCCAGTACAAGACCCGAACCGCCTTGTCCGACAACCGCCGCTCCCACATCCACGTGGTGCCCTCGACGGGCGGCACGCCGCGTGCCGTGACCACCGGCAGCTTCGACGAGCACTCGATCGACTGGGGCGGAGACGGCTCGGAAATCATCTTCCTCTCGAATCGCGAGCCGGACGCCGACGCGAACTACAACTACGACCTGTTCGCCGTGAACGTTCGGTCCGGCGCCGTCCGGCAGGTGACCAGTACACCGGGCGTCGAGATGGACCCCAGCCTCTCACCGGACGGGCGATGGATCGCGTACATCGCCACGACCCGCGCGGTCACGACGATCGACAGCGTCGCCGAAGACGCGCACGTGTGGGTGATTCCCACGGCCGGTGGTCCCGCGCGGGAGCTGAACCACGCCCTCGACCGGCGGAGCGCGTCACCGCGGTGGACGCGAGACGGCCTGTCCGTGCTCTACACCGCGATGGATCATGGCAAGACGTCGCTGTACTCCGTGCCGCGCGGCGGCGGCCGGTCGGTGCCGCTCGTGGACGAACGCGCGCAGATCGGATCCTTCTCGGTCGCCCGTGGCGACGGCGCCGTCGCGCTCAGCCTCAGCTCGCCGACGAAGCCTCCCGAGATCTACCGCATGGCCGCGAGCGGGGGGGCGCTCCAGCCTCTGACGACGTTGAACCACGCGCTGGCGAGCGGGTGGAACCTGGTCGAGCCACGCGCCGTTCGGTTCACGAGCTTCGACCGGACGGAGATCGAGGGTTGGCTCTACCCGGCTGCCGCGGGCAGCGGCAAGGCGCCGATGCTGCTCTCGATCCACGGCGGGCCGCACGGCATGTACGGCTACGCCTTCAACCCGGCATTCCAGGTCCACTCGGCCCGCGGATACGCGACGCTCGCGCTCAACCCGCGCGGCAGCTCCGGCTACGGGCAGGCGTTCGCGGATGGCTGCGTGGGCAACTGGGGAGGCGGCGACTACAAGGACCTGATGGCGGGCGTCGACCACGTCCTCCGCGCGTACCCCGAGATCGATGGAGACCGGCTGGGCGTTGTCGGGAGCAGCTACGGCGGGTTCATGACGAACTGGGTGATCACACAGACGCCGCGGTTCAAAGCGGCCGTTTCCGGCGCCAGCCTCTCCAACCTGATCAGCTTCTACGCGACGTCTCTCTACCAGGACCTGGTGCACGTCGAGTTCGGCGGCGAGCCCTGGAAAGGCGACAACTTCGCGCTCTTGTGGAAGTGGTCGCCGCTGCGTTACGTCGAGCAGGTCGTGACGCCGACCATGTTCGTGCACGGCGAGCTGGACAACGACGTGCACATCACGCAGGCAGAAGAGATGTATACGGCCCTGCGGCGCCGCGGCGTCGAGGCGGCGCTGGTGCGGTACGCCCGCGAGGGCCACGGGTTCCGTGAGCCCAAACACCAGGTCGATCGACTGGCGCGCACGCTTGCATGGTTCGACCGTTACCTCGCTCCCGCCAAAGCCCGGCCCACCGCTCGGCGGTAA
- a CDS encoding M28 family peptidase — MTAAVAVAGAQSGDRGVETIRADALRGHLFFLAAPEMGGRDSLSLEGSIAANYIAGFFHRFGLKPIGDNGTYFQYFPMSQSHLDRASTRLRATVNRSGASTARDYVLGSDFTLARQGGTEVDVTAPLVFAGYGIDAPEYGYNDYAGLDVAGKVVLVLAREPQAGDPQSRFKGTWDTYHAYPAWKPEVARRHGAAGVIIVQGPPRRPQRVPSGPTNGRIRTDRPNHSLTSPFWDLPVFNIDARVANELLAASGKTVADLQAAIDRSGSPQSALVPGVVVQMRRAVSERRTLQTRNVVGVIEGSDPQLKDEYVVVTGHYDHVGQKAPFVFHGADDNATACAAVIAIAEAFKANPAPPRRSILFLVFEAEEDFLQGAFHYVNHPIVPLDRTVAVLNMDMIGRDEESATWNIKAADSRNSVNLAGTLYSPDLRRVIEHENQKTALRLDFKTDGDDREGWFSRSDHFPFAIKGVPMVLFNTGEHPDYHTANDTWDRINYPKMEKIVRLVYLSARSLADAAGRPRFVTDHAPAEKTSSR, encoded by the coding sequence ATGACTGCCGCCGTCGCCGTCGCCGGCGCGCAGTCGGGCGACCGCGGTGTGGAGACCATTCGGGCCGATGCGCTCAGGGGGCACCTGTTCTTTCTTGCGGCGCCGGAGATGGGCGGGCGCGACTCGCTCAGCCTCGAAGGAAGCATCGCCGCCAACTACATCGCCGGCTTCTTCCATCGGTTCGGTCTCAAACCGATCGGGGACAACGGTACGTACTTCCAGTACTTCCCGATGTCCCAATCGCACCTGGATCGGGCGAGCACCCGGCTGCGCGCGACGGTGAACAGGTCCGGGGCGTCGACCGCTCGGGACTACGTCCTCGGTTCGGATTTCACGCTGGCGCGCCAGGGTGGCACGGAGGTGGACGTGACGGCGCCGCTCGTCTTCGCCGGCTACGGCATCGATGCGCCGGAGTACGGGTACAACGATTACGCGGGGCTCGACGTCGCGGGCAAAGTCGTTCTCGTTCTGGCGCGCGAGCCGCAGGCCGGCGATCCGCAGAGCCGCTTCAAGGGGACGTGGGACACCTACCATGCGTACCCCGCGTGGAAGCCGGAGGTCGCCCGCCGCCACGGCGCCGCAGGCGTCATCATCGTGCAAGGTCCTCCCCGGCGCCCGCAACGCGTGCCGAGCGGCCCAACCAACGGGAGGATTCGTACCGATCGCCCCAACCATTCCCTGACCAGCCCGTTCTGGGATCTGCCAGTCTTCAACATCGACGCACGGGTCGCGAACGAGCTGCTCGCGGCGTCGGGGAAAACAGTCGCCGATCTCCAGGCGGCCATCGACCGCAGCGGCAGTCCCCAATCAGCGCTCGTCCCCGGCGTCGTCGTCCAGATGCGGAGGGCCGTGAGCGAGCGACGGACCCTTCAGACCCGCAACGTGGTCGGCGTCATCGAAGGATCCGATCCGCAATTGAAAGACGAGTACGTGGTGGTCACCGGTCACTACGACCATGTCGGCCAGAAGGCGCCATTCGTCTTTCACGGCGCTGACGACAACGCGACGGCCTGCGCCGCCGTGATCGCCATTGCGGAGGCATTCAAGGCGAACCCGGCTCCGCCCAGGCGAAGCATCCTGTTCCTCGTCTTCGAGGCGGAAGAGGACTTTCTGCAGGGCGCGTTTCACTACGTGAACCATCCGATCGTGCCGCTCGATCGCACGGTGGCCGTCCTGAACATGGACATGATCGGCCGCGACGAGGAGTCGGCGACCTGGAACATCAAGGCTGCGGACAGCCGCAACTCCGTGAACCTGGCGGGCACGCTGTACAGCCCCGATCTCCGGCGTGTCATCGAACACGAGAACCAGAAGACCGCTCTGCGGCTCGACTTCAAGACCGACGGCGACGATCGGGAGGGATGGTTCTCGCGCAGCGATCATTTTCCGTTCGCCATCAAGGGTGTGCCGATGGTGCTGTTCAACACCGGCGAGCATCCCGATTACCACACGGCCAACGACACGTGGGACCGAATCAACTACCCGAAGATGGAAAAGATCGTGCGGCTGGTCTACCTGTCGGCGCGCAGCCTCGCGGACGCCGCCGGCAGGCCGCGGTTCGTGACGGACCACGCTCCCGCGGAGAAGACCTCGAGCCGGTGA